Proteins co-encoded in one Arthrobacter sp. ERGS1:01 genomic window:
- a CDS encoding 3-oxoacyl-ACP reductase has product MAEKRTGGRAPVDKYTEFVSRGLGRDLAKRLGLPQPAILRRYAPGAPLVQGPILVVGHGDGADAVAKVLLAWGQDVRRHATPKERLGAIVLALDELAHPEQLSAPLREVGASLRDLARNGRVLSISRAATVDDAPAVAAARNGVDGIIRSLAKELRAGATANGVLLANGVAATSPGATAALRFFLSARSAFVDGQFLTASLEGAEQETDWDSPLAGRVAVVTGAARGIGAAIARTLARDGAKVIVVDVPAAGDHLAAVANEIHGTALQLDITATEAGARILDHAAQRYGRLDIVVHNAGITRDKLLANMDPGRWDSVIAVNIAAQLRMNQAFLASSHFTDHPRIISVASTSGIAGNRGQTNYAASKAGVIGMVRSTAPLLAERGGTVNAVAPGFIETDMTAKIPFATREVARRLNSLQQGGLPGDVAEAIAFFASEAAAGVTANVLRVCGQNLVGQ; this is encoded by the coding sequence ATGGCAGAGAAGAGGACCGGGGGCCGCGCTCCCGTGGACAAGTACACCGAATTCGTCAGCCGCGGCCTGGGCCGGGACCTTGCCAAGCGCCTGGGCCTGCCGCAACCGGCCATCCTGCGCCGCTACGCGCCGGGCGCACCGCTGGTGCAGGGTCCCATCCTGGTGGTGGGCCACGGCGACGGTGCCGACGCCGTCGCCAAGGTCCTGCTCGCATGGGGCCAGGACGTGCGCCGGCATGCCACCCCCAAGGAACGCCTGGGTGCCATAGTGCTGGCCCTCGACGAACTGGCGCATCCCGAGCAGTTGTCTGCACCCCTGCGCGAAGTGGGCGCGTCCCTGCGCGATTTGGCCCGCAACGGGCGAGTCTTGAGCATTTCCCGCGCTGCCACGGTTGACGACGCTCCCGCGGTGGCCGCGGCCCGCAACGGGGTCGACGGGATCATCCGGTCACTGGCCAAGGAACTCCGCGCCGGCGCCACGGCGAACGGCGTGCTCCTGGCCAACGGCGTTGCCGCGACATCCCCGGGTGCAACGGCCGCCCTGCGCTTCTTCCTCTCCGCCCGCTCCGCCTTTGTGGACGGCCAGTTCCTCACCGCATCACTGGAGGGCGCGGAACAGGAGACCGATTGGGACAGCCCGCTGGCCGGTCGGGTCGCCGTCGTCACGGGAGCAGCCCGCGGCATCGGTGCCGCCATTGCCCGCACCCTGGCCCGCGACGGCGCGAAGGTCATCGTGGTGGACGTCCCCGCCGCCGGGGACCACCTGGCCGCCGTCGCCAATGAAATTCACGGGACCGCGCTGCAACTGGACATCACGGCCACCGAGGCGGGCGCGCGCATCCTTGACCACGCCGCGCAGAGGTACGGCCGGCTCGACATCGTGGTGCACAACGCCGGCATTACGCGGGACAAACTGCTCGCCAACATGGATCCGGGGCGGTGGGATTCCGTCATTGCCGTCAACATTGCCGCCCAGCTGCGCATGAACCAGGCGTTCCTGGCCAGCAGCCACTTCACCGACCATCCGCGGATCATCAGCGTGGCGTCCACGAGCGGCATTGCCGGCAACCGCGGCCAGACCAACTACGCCGCGTCGAAGGCCGGCGTCATCGGCATGGTCCGCTCCACGGCGCCGCTGCTGGCCGAACGCGGCGGCACCGTCAACGCCGTCGCCCCCGGTTTCATCGAAACGGACATGACCGCAAAGATCCCGTTCGCGACCCGCGAGGTGGCGAGGCGGCTGAACAGCCTGCAACAGGGCGGGCTGCCCGGTGATGTGGCGGAGGCCATCGCGTTCTTTGCCTCGGAGGCCGCCGCGGGCGTCACCGCCAACGTGCTGCGCGTGTGCGGGCAAAACCTGGTGGGGCAATGA
- a CDS encoding MaoC/PaaZ C-terminal domain-containing protein, whose protein sequence is MSMPADTELSEMPSLSKLYVNAAATAARQRLLRATPVVALPARAVEVRGVSADLAKLTAFAHLMGKPARDVLPSGYIHALAFPVAMSVMVQEDFPLPLLGMIHLRNQVQHFAQIHFTDVLRIRSWARDLAGHRSGTQVQLVVEVCTDDGTDVLWRGVSTYLAKGVFLPGLDKPATPSAPGERPVFSPPPPTAQWQLGVDTGRAYAAVSGDFNPIHLSVLSAKALGLRRSIAHGMYAAARVVGDIGSPKPVGFSWDISFDSPIFLPATVSLHIADSLADDGAWLGSEFTAWNARSTRAYFHGSVTAGAGAA, encoded by the coding sequence ATGAGCATGCCGGCGGACACTGAGCTGAGCGAGATGCCGTCGCTGTCAAAGTTGTATGTGAATGCGGCGGCCACGGCGGCCCGGCAGCGGCTGCTCCGGGCAACGCCGGTGGTGGCCCTGCCGGCCCGGGCCGTGGAGGTGCGCGGCGTGAGCGCGGACCTTGCCAAGTTGACGGCGTTCGCGCACCTGATGGGCAAGCCCGCCCGCGACGTGCTGCCCTCGGGCTACATCCACGCGCTGGCGTTCCCCGTGGCCATGTCCGTCATGGTGCAGGAGGATTTTCCGCTGCCCCTGCTGGGCATGATCCACCTGCGCAACCAGGTGCAGCACTTCGCCCAGATCCACTTCACCGACGTGTTGCGGATCCGTTCCTGGGCCCGCGACCTGGCCGGACACCGCAGCGGCACCCAGGTGCAACTGGTCGTTGAGGTCTGCACCGACGACGGCACGGACGTGCTGTGGCGCGGTGTTTCGACGTATCTTGCCAAAGGCGTGTTCCTGCCCGGGCTCGACAAGCCCGCCACACCATCCGCGCCGGGGGAGCGGCCGGTCTTCTCGCCACCCCCGCCCACGGCCCAGTGGCAGCTCGGCGTGGACACGGGCCGGGCGTACGCGGCGGTCTCCGGCGACTTCAACCCCATCCACCTGAGCGTGTTGTCGGCCAAGGCACTGGGATTGCGGCGCTCCATCGCCCACGGCATGTACGCGGCCGCCCGCGTGGTGGGCGACATCGGCTCGCCCAAGCCGGTGGGCTTCAGCTGGGACATCAGCTTTGACTCTCCCATCTTCCTGCCCGCCACCGTGTCCTTGCACATTGCCGATTCGCTGGCCGACGACGGCGCCTGGCTGGGTTCGGAATTCACGGCCTGGAACGCGCGCAGCACCAGGGCATACTTCCACGGGAGCGTTACGGCGGGAGCCGGCGCCGCCTAA
- a CDS encoding COG4315 family predicted lipoprotein, whose product MKSHLWKVAATASLSVLVLAGCGTGAGSGGSGTTPAASAPGTSSGLGTAQSTLGTIIVNGQGKTAYVFDKDKAGAGTSACTGPCATLWPAITSTTATPTVTGVTGTVGTISLPNGTKQVTVDGLPLYTYAPDAAAGDVTGQGYGGIWWVVAPTGKKITAAPAPASSAPASSGSYGQGY is encoded by the coding sequence ATGAAAAGTCATCTCTGGAAAGTGGCGGCCACGGCCTCCCTGTCGGTCCTGGTCCTGGCCGGTTGCGGCACGGGCGCCGGCTCGGGCGGGTCCGGCACCACCCCTGCCGCCTCCGCCCCAGGCACGTCCTCGGGCCTGGGCACGGCACAATCGACGCTGGGCACCATCATCGTCAATGGTCAGGGAAAGACGGCGTACGTCTTTGACAAGGACAAGGCCGGCGCCGGGACCAGCGCCTGCACGGGGCCCTGTGCCACGCTCTGGCCCGCCATCACCTCGACCACCGCCACCCCCACGGTCACGGGCGTCACCGGCACGGTGGGCACCATCAGCCTGCCCAACGGCACCAAGCAGGTCACGGTCGACGGGCTGCCCCTGTACACCTATGCACCCGACGCCGCAGCCGGCGACGTGACCGGCCAGGGATACGGCGGCATCTGGTGGGTCGTGGCACCCACCGGCAAGAAGATCACCGCCGCCCCGGCACCCGCATCGTCGGCACCTGCCAGCAGCGGAAGCTACGGCCAAGGTTACTAA
- a CDS encoding zf-HC2 domain-containing protein, with the protein MTGQRPDEAQDPYALWDGAYVLGALPPAERREFEDHLAGCASCRARVAAVSGLPGLLSAAGAEAFAPAAESAPPAPYALYAEKVRRRRARRVGLAAAAVLVVGLGMGAAGLGLGRQSAPPQASVAAGAALHFADAGTSSPLQATGTLTAEPWGSRLSWSCSYAAAGTPGYTAPSAYELVVVTRAGASTVVGSWSAGPGETVNPVASTSVPKQDIASVIIRRTGSGVALLAATP; encoded by the coding sequence ATGACCGGTCAAAGGCCCGATGAGGCGCAGGATCCGTACGCGCTCTGGGACGGCGCCTATGTGCTTGGTGCCCTGCCGCCGGCGGAACGGCGCGAATTCGAGGACCACCTGGCCGGCTGCGCGTCCTGCCGGGCCAGGGTGGCCGCCGTTTCCGGGCTGCCAGGCTTGTTGTCGGCTGCGGGGGCGGAGGCCTTTGCCCCAGCGGCGGAGTCGGCACCGCCGGCACCATACGCCCTCTATGCCGAAAAGGTACGACGCCGTAGGGCCCGCCGGGTGGGCCTCGCGGCCGCCGCCGTGCTCGTCGTCGGACTCGGCATGGGTGCGGCGGGCCTGGGGCTTGGCCGGCAGTCGGCTCCGCCGCAGGCGTCCGTCGCGGCAGGAGCGGCCCTTCATTTTGCCGACGCCGGTACGTCGAGCCCATTGCAGGCCACGGGCACCCTGACCGCCGAGCCGTGGGGAAGCAGGTTGAGTTGGAGCTGCAGCTATGCGGCTGCCGGAACACCCGGCTACACCGCCCCGTCGGCCTATGAACTCGTGGTGGTGACCCGTGCGGGCGCGAGCACCGTGGTGGGCAGCTGGAGCGCCGGACCCGGGGAGACCGTCAATCCGGTGGCGTCCACGAGCGTGCCGAAGCAGGACATTGCCAGCGTGATTATCCGCAGGACGGGCTCCGGTGTGGCCCTTTTGGCGGCCACACCGTAG
- a CDS encoding sigma-70 family RNA polymerase sigma factor encodes MNQQGRPQAPARHDAMLALHEDYAAVLTRFVRRLTTEGTVAEDVVAETLLRAWEHQDVLQRPEGALRAWLFTVARNLVIDDWRSARHRLERARAELPENAAPDQTDRILDTWLVAEAMATLTEDHRAVITRAYFGGEDTGTIAAALGIPAGTVKSRLHYGLRALKLALAENGVGRP; translated from the coding sequence GTGAACCAGCAAGGACGACCCCAGGCGCCGGCGCGGCATGATGCCATGTTGGCCCTGCACGAGGACTATGCCGCCGTGCTCACCCGCTTTGTCCGCCGGCTCACCACCGAGGGAACGGTGGCCGAGGACGTGGTGGCGGAAACCCTGCTGCGCGCCTGGGAGCACCAGGATGTGTTGCAGCGCCCGGAGGGGGCATTGCGGGCCTGGTTGTTCACGGTGGCGCGGAACCTGGTCATCGATGACTGGCGCAGTGCGCGCCACCGGTTGGAACGGGCCCGGGCCGAACTGCCCGAAAACGCCGCCCCCGACCAGACGGACAGGATCCTTGACACCTGGCTGGTGGCGGAGGCGATGGCCACGCTGACGGAGGATCATCGCGCGGTGATTACGCGCGCGTATTTTGGCGGCGAGGACACCGGCACCATCGCCGCGGCCTTGGGCATTCCGGCGGGAACAGTGAAGTCCCGCCTCCATTACGGATTGCGGGCATTGAAGCTCGCGCTGGCTGAGAACGGGGTGGGCAGGCCATGA
- a CDS encoding DUF2231 domain-containing protein, giving the protein MTYEFNGLPLHILLVHAVVVIVPLTALCTAATMVWPMARRRLGLLTPALGIACVALVFVTMKAGEWLLLRVAQTPAILQHANDGRTLLPWAWALMGAAIVAWFWHRLAMRARLRARIGPRFAATVAVLVTVAVLLACVGITADVAVIGEAGSRAVWGGLLGS; this is encoded by the coding sequence ATGACGTACGAATTTAACGGCCTGCCTCTTCACATTCTCCTCGTCCACGCCGTGGTGGTCATTGTTCCACTCACGGCGCTCTGTACGGCGGCCACCATGGTGTGGCCCATGGCGCGGCGCCGTCTGGGATTGCTGACCCCGGCCCTGGGGATCGCGTGTGTGGCGCTGGTGTTTGTCACCATGAAGGCGGGGGAGTGGCTGCTGCTGCGGGTTGCCCAGACGCCGGCCATCCTCCAACATGCCAACGACGGCCGGACCCTGCTGCCGTGGGCGTGGGCCTTGATGGGCGCGGCGATCGTCGCGTGGTTCTGGCACCGCCTGGCCATGCGCGCCCGGCTGCGGGCGCGGATCGGCCCGCGGTTTGCCGCAACCGTGGCCGTGCTTGTCACGGTGGCGGTGCTGTTGGCATGTGTTGGCATCACGGCGGACGTGGCGGTCATTGGCGAGGCAGGTTCACGGGCCGTGTGGGGCGGCCTGCTCGGGTCCTGA
- a CDS encoding alpha/beta-hydrolase family protein, with protein sequence MASPQGEHHMNWNRLSGLLGAAAGLAAVGLAMTPSLVPRPALFQGFLAGLSFSLAYLLAAWITRAVGVAVARRRGRSFADRLTWGTRGRVLAAVAALLYVAAIAVATIAWQNDVRAHVDMPPADGVNLATFTVVAVVVGAIVFAARRGLSVIAARTRRMVRRRSNRPGLAKASGLLAGALCAALALSLLVGGALLGTDRVYAARNATTPAGITEPASTFRSAGAASAVVWSQLGMQGRAFVGGGPTAAQISAVTHQPAKEPVRVYVGSAQEDSAESRAALAVAELKRTGGFARGSLIIATPTGSGWLERQAMDSVEYLHGGDTAIVSLQYSYQPSWVSFLFHEDLPRESGQALYQAVHKEWLAMPAAARPKLYVYGLSLGAAGMQSAFKDAADLTGSVDGAVFSGAPNNSQPWRSLQAARDAGSPVWQPVYDGGRHIRWLSKHGDFSRVPGPWEAGRVAYLQHGTDAVSWLTPTLIWQRPDWLGGSAAQGGRAPDVSDSMVWIPLVTYLQVAFDMFMGEAVPADHGHNFGDVAVEAWNNVAPSGLDQPAVDRIQAVIAAYPYEDAMTS encoded by the coding sequence ATGGCGTCACCGCAGGGGGAACACCACATGAATTGGAACCGGCTGTCCGGTCTTCTCGGCGCCGCGGCGGGGCTTGCGGCCGTTGGGCTCGCGATGACTCCGTCCCTGGTGCCCCGTCCGGCCCTGTTCCAGGGTTTCCTGGCGGGCCTGAGCTTTTCCCTGGCCTATCTGCTGGCGGCGTGGATCACCCGTGCCGTGGGTGTGGCCGTGGCACGACGCCGGGGCCGCAGCTTTGCCGATCGGCTCACCTGGGGGACGCGGGGCCGGGTGCTGGCGGCGGTTGCCGCCCTCCTCTATGTCGCTGCCATTGCTGTTGCCACCATCGCCTGGCAAAACGACGTTCGCGCCCATGTCGACATGCCTCCTGCGGACGGCGTGAACCTGGCGACCTTCACCGTAGTGGCCGTGGTGGTTGGCGCCATTGTGTTTGCCGCCCGCCGGGGACTTTCCGTCATCGCGGCTCGGACCCGCCGCATGGTCCGCCGCCGCAGCAACCGGCCCGGACTGGCTAAGGCCTCCGGTTTGCTTGCCGGGGCACTGTGCGCGGCGTTGGCGCTGAGCCTGCTGGTCGGTGGGGCGCTGCTTGGCACCGACCGGGTGTATGCGGCCCGCAACGCCACAACGCCCGCCGGGATCACGGAGCCGGCGTCGACCTTTCGCTCCGCGGGCGCCGCTTCCGCCGTCGTCTGGTCCCAACTGGGCATGCAGGGCCGGGCCTTTGTAGGCGGCGGGCCGACCGCCGCACAGATCAGCGCCGTGACGCATCAACCGGCCAAGGAACCCGTCCGGGTCTACGTGGGATCGGCACAGGAGGATTCCGCCGAGTCCCGGGCCGCGCTGGCCGTGGCGGAACTCAAGCGCACCGGTGGCTTCGCCAGGGGCAGCCTGATTATTGCGACGCCCACGGGCTCAGGCTGGCTGGAACGCCAGGCCATGGACTCGGTGGAGTACCTGCACGGCGGGGACACCGCGATTGTCTCCCTGCAGTATTCCTACCAGCCCAGCTGGGTGTCGTTCCTGTTCCATGAGGACCTTCCGCGGGAGTCCGGGCAGGCGCTCTACCAAGCCGTGCACAAGGAGTGGCTGGCCATGCCCGCAGCGGCCCGGCCCAAACTGTATGTGTATGGATTGAGCCTTGGCGCGGCCGGCATGCAGTCGGCCTTCAAGGACGCCGCGGACCTGACCGGATCCGTGGACGGCGCTGTATTCTCCGGTGCCCCCAACAATTCCCAGCCGTGGCGTTCCCTGCAGGCCGCCCGTGATGCCGGCTCCCCTGTTTGGCAACCCGTGTACGACGGCGGCCGGCACATTCGCTGGTTGTCCAAGCACGGCGATTTTTCCCGCGTGCCGGGCCCCTGGGAGGCGGGCCGGGTGGCGTACCTCCAGCACGGCACGGACGCCGTGAGCTGGCTGACCCCCACCCTGATCTGGCAGCGTCCCGACTGGCTGGGCGGCAGCGCCGCCCAGGGCGGCCGGGCACCCGACGTCAGCGATTCCATGGTGTGGATTCCGTTGGTGACCTACCTGCAGGTGGCCTTCGACATGTTCATGGGTGAGGCGGTGCCGGCCGACCACGGGCACAACTTCGGCGACGTGGCCGTGGAGGCCTGGAACAACGTGGCCCCCAGCGGCCTGGACCAGCCGGCCGTGGACAGGATCCAGGCGGTCATCGCCGCCTACCCGTATGAGGACGCCATGACGTCCTAG
- a CDS encoding PhzF family phenazine biosynthesis protein: MEILHYSAFTTDPDGGNQAGVILPADTLDSRQMQAIAAKLGYSESAFLSPRADGSFKVRYFAPAAEVPFCGHATIAAAVALARKTGPGPLTFHTAVGEIPVVTRELDGILTATLTSVDTKVVEPAPELAVRLLAALRLRPQDLDPALPLLISFSGNWHPMVPVASAAILAGLDYDFAALEALMAEQGWQATVSVMYRVDGHTFEVRNPFPPGGVREDAATGSAAASLGGYLRHLGLVALPADVTVHQGHHMGRPSLLTVHIPETGGIDVSGSAVPLDV; the protein is encoded by the coding sequence ATGGAGATACTTCACTACAGCGCGTTCACCACGGATCCCGACGGCGGCAACCAGGCGGGCGTCATCCTGCCGGCGGATACCCTCGACAGCCGGCAGATGCAGGCCATCGCCGCCAAGCTTGGCTACTCGGAAAGTGCCTTCCTTTCACCGCGGGCGGACGGCAGTTTCAAGGTGAGGTACTTTGCGCCGGCGGCCGAGGTGCCGTTTTGCGGTCACGCGACCATCGCCGCGGCCGTTGCCCTGGCCAGGAAGACCGGTCCCGGGCCGCTGACCTTCCATACGGCAGTGGGGGAGATCCCCGTCGTCACCCGGGAGCTGGACGGAATCCTCACCGCGACCCTGACCAGCGTGGACACCAAGGTGGTGGAGCCGGCGCCGGAGCTTGCCGTACGCCTGCTGGCCGCCCTGCGGCTGCGTCCCCAGGACCTGGACCCCGCGCTACCGTTGCTGATCTCCTTTTCCGGAAACTGGCACCCCATGGTGCCCGTGGCGTCCGCCGCCATCCTGGCGGGCCTTGACTACGATTTTGCGGCGCTGGAGGCACTCATGGCCGAACAAGGGTGGCAGGCCACCGTCAGCGTCATGTATCGCGTGGACGGGCACACCTTCGAGGTGCGCAATCCGTTCCCGCCCGGGGGAGTGCGCGAGGATGCCGCCACGGGATCAGCCGCGGCGTCCCTGGGCGGCTACCTGCGGCACCTGGGCCTGGTGGCGCTCCCCGCGGACGTCACCGTCCACCAGGGGCACCATATGGGCCGCCCGTCCCTGCTGACCGTGCACATTCCCGAAACCGGCGGCATTGACGTCAGTGGAAGCGCCGTGCCCCTGGACGTTTAG
- a CDS encoding helix-turn-helix transcriptional regulator, which yields MDNSQDVREFLTSRRSRITPAQTGLPAYGGTRRVPGLKREEVAMLTGVSTEYYARLERGNLRGVSESVLESLAGALRLDEAERAHLLDLARAAAPSPAAGPRRSRTEVRPGIQRLLAGMTGTPAYVRNSRMDIMAANSACFTLYAGIFSPEALPLNLARFMFLDPRAREFFLEWTTLADDLAAALRGEAGRSPHDRALASLIGDLATGSTEFSKRWARHNVRFHRTARKRLHNQLVGDIELTGESLEIPGEGLTIIAYTAEPGSRAQEQLEFLASWSTAGKRPSEAAPSAGTTAP from the coding sequence ATGGACAACAGCCAAGACGTCCGCGAGTTCTTGACGAGCCGCCGGTCGCGCATCACCCCCGCCCAGACCGGGCTGCCGGCGTACGGCGGAACTCGGCGGGTCCCGGGCCTCAAACGCGAGGAGGTGGCCATGCTGACCGGCGTCAGCACCGAATACTATGCCCGGCTGGAACGGGGAAACCTGCGCGGAGTCTCCGAAAGCGTTCTGGAATCCCTGGCCGGGGCCCTCCGCCTCGACGAGGCCGAACGGGCCCACCTGCTCGACCTGGCCAGGGCCGCCGCGCCGTCGCCGGCAGCCGGACCACGCCGTTCCCGGACGGAAGTGCGTCCCGGCATTCAACGGCTGCTTGCCGGGATGACGGGTACGCCCGCCTATGTCCGTAATTCCCGCATGGACATCATGGCCGCGAACAGCGCCTGTTTCACCCTCTACGCCGGGATCTTCAGCCCGGAGGCCCTGCCCTTGAACCTTGCCCGGTTCATGTTCCTTGACCCCCGCGCCCGGGAGTTCTTCCTTGAGTGGACGACCCTTGCCGATGACCTTGCCGCCGCGCTCCGCGGCGAAGCCGGACGCAGCCCGCACGACAGGGCGCTGGCCAGCCTCATCGGGGACCTCGCCACGGGAAGCACCGAATTCTCCAAACGCTGGGCACGGCACAACGTCCGCTTCCACCGCACGGCCCGCAAGAGGCTGCACAACCAGCTGGTCGGCGACATCGAGCTCACGGGCGAATCCCTCGAGATCCCCGGCGAGGGCCTGACGATCATCGCCTACACGGCCGAACCGGGAAGCCGGGCGCAGGAGCAGCTTGAATTCCTCGCCAGCTGGAGCACTGCCGGGAAACGCCCCAGCGAAGCCGCGCCGTCGGCCGGCACCACGGCACCCTAA
- a CDS encoding MFS transporter, with amino-acid sequence MSVSTLNPPMTAARPRAALAAALAAAMLGFFVVALDAQIVNVALPAIRNDLGGGLSGLQWIVTGYTLMFSALQLFSGTFSDRVGARRAYAFGMVLFTVASAACAFSPSLPALIAGRILQGIGAAMITPSSLALIREAYQDAARRGRAIVYWGLGGSVAAAAGPVLGGLLTQLDWRLIFLVNLPVGAGALVVLARVAPSPRRPVPFDWVGQITAVLFLASLTYAIIEGAHIGYSSPEIITLLVACAASAAAFVLAQARGTHPMVPLELFRSRTLSSAVVIATVTMAAFYGVVFLQSLYFQQQRGATALETGLLFLPMTGLVALLNPFAARLMIRYGNAAMIAAGQLLMALGLLGLWLVPANAPLLLVALVMVPVGVGGSFTVPPIIALVMDQVPVETAGTAGGVINTARQLGGSLGVAIYGALLAGHGFMDGLRLGLGTTAVILLILTAASLALRNPKQPQH; translated from the coding sequence ATGTCAGTCTCCACACTCAACCCTCCGATGACGGCGGCCCGGCCACGGGCAGCGCTTGCGGCAGCGCTTGCGGCAGCGATGCTGGGCTTCTTCGTCGTCGCCCTGGATGCCCAGATCGTCAACGTGGCCCTTCCGGCGATCCGGAACGATCTTGGGGGCGGACTGTCCGGGCTGCAGTGGATCGTCACCGGCTACACCCTGATGTTCTCGGCCCTGCAATTGTTTTCGGGGACGTTTTCCGACCGGGTCGGAGCCCGCCGCGCGTACGCTTTTGGCATGGTCCTGTTCACCGTGGCATCCGCCGCGTGCGCTTTCAGCCCCAGCCTCCCGGCCCTCATTGCCGGGCGGATCCTGCAGGGCATCGGCGCAGCGATGATCACCCCTAGTTCCCTCGCACTCATCCGGGAGGCCTACCAGGACGCGGCCCGGCGGGGCCGGGCCATCGTGTACTGGGGCCTGGGCGGCTCCGTCGCCGCGGCGGCAGGCCCGGTCCTCGGCGGCCTCCTCACCCAGCTCGACTGGCGGCTGATCTTCCTCGTCAACCTTCCCGTCGGGGCGGGCGCCCTCGTCGTCCTGGCCCGTGTCGCCCCATCACCGCGACGCCCCGTGCCCTTCGACTGGGTCGGCCAGATCACCGCGGTGCTATTCCTGGCGAGCCTGACGTACGCCATCATCGAGGGCGCACACATCGGCTACTCAAGCCCCGAAATCATCACGCTCCTCGTTGCATGTGCGGCATCGGCAGCCGCCTTCGTGCTGGCACAGGCCAGGGGGACCCATCCCATGGTCCCGTTGGAGCTGTTCCGTTCACGCACGCTCTCCTCCGCCGTGGTCATCGCGACCGTGACGATGGCGGCCTTCTACGGCGTCGTCTTCCTGCAAAGCCTGTACTTCCAGCAGCAACGCGGGGCGACGGCGTTGGAAACCGGACTCCTGTTCCTGCCCATGACGGGCCTGGTCGCCCTTCTTAACCCCTTCGCGGCCCGGCTGATGATCCGCTACGGCAACGCGGCCATGATCGCTGCCGGCCAGCTGCTCATGGCCCTGGGCCTGCTCGGCCTGTGGCTGGTGCCCGCCAATGCACCCCTCCTGCTCGTGGCGCTCGTCATGGTCCCGGTCGGCGTCGGCGGCTCCTTCACGGTGCCACCCATCATCGCACTGGTCATGGACCAGGTGCCGGTGGAGACTGCGGGCACCGCGGGCGGGGTCATCAACACCGCCCGGCAGCTCGGCGGGTCCCTTGGCGTCGCGATCTACGGTGCCCTGCTGGCCGGGCACGGCTTCATGGACGGGCTCCGCCTGGGACTCGGCACCACAGCCGTCATCCTCCTTATCTTGACCGCCGCGTCCCTGGCGCTGCGCAATCCGAAACAACCACAGCACTGA
- a CDS encoding (R)-mandelonitrile lyase, producing MELIPPAPTAKAPKERFTGDVYLTPLHAGEAPSRLIAALVRFTPGARTNWHSHPLGQTLHCTDGTGLVATRDGNVIRMRAGDTVHTPPGEEHWHGATPDTMMGHLALAEHDDGSGATWAEPVTEQDYETATKQASR from the coding sequence ATGGAATTGATACCACCAGCCCCCACGGCAAAAGCCCCGAAGGAGCGGTTCACGGGCGACGTCTACCTCACCCCGCTGCACGCCGGCGAGGCGCCGTCCCGGCTCATCGCCGCGCTGGTCCGGTTCACCCCCGGCGCCCGCACCAATTGGCACTCGCACCCGCTGGGCCAAACCCTGCATTGCACCGACGGGACAGGGCTGGTCGCCACCCGTGACGGGAACGTCATCCGCATGCGCGCCGGCGACACGGTCCACACGCCGCCCGGGGAGGAGCACTGGCACGGCGCCACCCCGGACACCATGATGGGTCATCTGGCCCTGGCCGAACACGACGACGGATCCGGCGCCACCTGGGCTGAACCGGTCACCGAGCAGGACTACGAAACCGCCACCAAACAAGCTTCCCGCTAA